From a single Pleurodeles waltl isolate 20211129_DDA chromosome 10, aPleWal1.hap1.20221129, whole genome shotgun sequence genomic region:
- the LOC138262341 gene encoding olfactory receptor 1f45-like: MEKQNWTLVEEFLLLGFSDHPEYGPWLFAVFLAVYTMTILGNLIIMFIICTDMQLHTPMYFFLGNLSFVDIFLSSVTIPKLLVTLISSNKTITFYSCFTQLYCFITLGNMENLLLAVMAIDRYVAICDPLRYYVVMSWQVCLWMVAGSWMLVSLHSLLHTVLTAHLSFCESNLIRHFFCEMTPLLALSCSPTSTNQLVIYTEGSFSLALPFLLILFSYLLILSSVLRIHSLKGKFQTMSTCASHLTSVLLFYGTLFSIYFRPSSSHSLDQDRIVSIMYTAITPMMNPFIYSLRNKDLKAALRRVICKKLLFFCQIQAHIDTF; this comes from the exons ATGGAAAAACAGAACTGGACTTTAGTGGAAGAATTTCTCCTTCTGGGATTTTCAGACCATCCAGAGTATGGGCCTTGGCTTTTTGCAGTGTTTCTGGCTGTTTACACCATGACAATACTGGGAAATCTCATCATCATGTTTATCATTTGTACAGACATGCAACTTCATACTCCTATGTATTTTTTTCTTGGGAATCTCTCTTTTGTCGACATATTTCTCTCCTCAGTTACTATCCCAAAACTGCTTGTCACCCTCATCTCTAGCAACAAGACCATTACATTCTATTCATGTTTTACACAACTGTACTGTTTCATCACCCTGGGAAACATGGAAAATCTTCTTCTAGCTGTCATGGCCATTGACCGCTACGTGGCAATCTGTGATCCTCTTCGCTATTATGTGGTGATGAGCTGGCAAGTGTGTCTTTGGATGGTGGCCGGCTCCTGGATGCTGGTTAGCTTGCATTCTTTGCTACACACTGTGCTCACAGCTCATCTGTCCTTCTGTGAATCCAATCTCATCCGCCATTTCTTTTGTGAGATGACTCCCCTCTTAGCACTCTCTTGCTCCCCAACCAGCACCAATCAGCTGGTGATATATACTGAGGGATCCTTTTCTTTGGCTCTCCCATTCTTGCTTATTTTGTTCTCCTACCTTCTCATACTGTCCTCTGTACTGAGAATCCACTCTTTGAAGGGGAAATTCCAGACTATGTCAACTTGTGCATCCCACCTGACCTCAGTGCTGTTGTTCTATGGGACACTATTCTCTATCTACTTCCGGCCTTCTTCATCGCATTCTCTTGACCAGGACCGCATAGTGAGCATTATGTATACTGCCATCACCCCTATGATGAATCCATTCATCTACAGTCTAAGGAATAAAGACTTGAAAGCAGCATTGAGGAGAGTGAT ATGCAAGAAACTCCTCTTCTTTTgccaaattcaggcccatattgatactttttga